CATCGTGCGCCAATTCTTATACAACGAGTTCAGCGAGGTCTGTGTGCCCACCACCACCCGCCGCCTCTACCTGCCTGCTGTGGTCATGAATGGCCATGTGCACGACCTGCAGATCCTGGACTTCCCACCCATCAACGCCTTCCCTGTCAACACACTGCAGGTAAGCTCCCTTGGGCAACAGGCAACTGGGAAGGGGAGGCTACActctacctccccagctctggcCGCAGCACCGTCAGGAGCTCTATGCTACACCCTGGGCCTCCCTCCTTAAAGCCATCATAAGAAGGTACTCATTGTGTGCTAGTGAATTCAGAAGACGTCTGATGAGTGTTTAATGTGTGTCGGCCCCTGCACTGGGCACCAGGACCGAATGGTCAGCAAAATCAGATATGGAAATTTGCTTTCAAGGAACTCATAGTCTGGCGAGAAAAAACTAATGTAACAGGCAGTTATTATACAATGTAATGAATGTTGCCTTTGGAGGAGATGGAGCTGAAGCATCAGGGAGTATGGGGTCATGGAAGGTGATGTCTTACAAAGTAGGAGCAGGAGAAGAGAACACTAACTGCCTGTTCATACTCCGCTCTGCTAGCCATGGCCTCATGGACAGACTGAGACCTGAGAAAGAGTGTTCTCAGCAACTCTGGCGACCCCAATCAGATCTTTTGCCCCAGGGCTTTTTCTTCCAGGTACCCTATTCCCCAGCCTCAGGACTGCTTCTAGTCCCCTTGCAGTTAAATGTAAAGGTCCCTGTTACCTGCATCCCCCAGGTACCTTCCCCCCAGCTTTTAGAACCAGggcctctatccctctctctgaCTGGCTTGAGAGATAATTGACTGCAGCGGAAGCTGAGCTGAGTTTTGTTCACTGCAGAGTCCTCTGGCCAGAGTATGCAGAGACCCTGGCTAGCTGTAACAGAAAATTCAGCCATCTCAGGCTGGGGGCCTGCAGGAGCTCAGCAGAGTCTGAGCAACCCCAACAGGAGGACCTTCCATCTATCCTATTGAAAATGCTTGAGTCTGATCCGAGCATGGGAGCATGCGTTCCACAGTGTGCCTGAGAGGTCAGGGCAGTGAGTATCAGTCCAGAACCTTCTGCTTCCCACGTGAAAATGTTGATGAAACCTGGCTCTAAGCTCAAGTTACTCTTTTTACGTTCAGTTGTGTATTTAACCTTTACTAATCTTAGAATGGGCAAGGTGTAGTTGAGATGGCCTCGAGCAGTatgtcctgtctctgctccttcacCCTCTGCTTGCTCTCCCTACCCAGTGTCTCTGATCGTTCGTTGACACTCAAGTAAGAAGCTATGTTCTCATTCCACCCTCCTTTTACATTAAAATCAACCCCACAATGTTCTATGTCTTGTTTCGGTTGTCCTTTGCTGCCTAGAATAGAACCCAGGGTCTCCACTAATTAAGTCAACGCACCACCACTCAGcttctactttgtttttattaagaGGCACGCTCTTGCTcggttgcccaggctggccttgaactcttgcgTAGTCTCCAGAGTAGCCAGGATAACAGGCATGCACCTCCAAGCCTGGCCATTGCTTCTTCAGCTTACCATTTGttttttgctggttttgttttggtggtggtggtggtggtggtggtggtggtggttttgagacggggtcttcctatgtagctctgaatgtcctggaactcactatgtaggccaggctcaaagagatctatctgcttctgtctcccgaagtgtgggattaaaggtgtgtggcaaaTACGCTTAAAATTATAACTAAAGCTACGATTTCCTGTCCCATTGGAGGGCATCGTCATTCTCGTGACTACTCAAAACTCCACTGCAAAGAGGTTTCCTCTTTTACTGGACGACTGGGTGTTTTCCAGTCTTATACCAGTTGGGTCAGTGCCAAGTGAATAAACAGTCTTTGCACAAGTATTTACAGGATCAGTTCCTGGAGTGGACGGGCTTTGAAAGGTGGCTCCAGAGACCCTTCtctaaaagttgtgtgtcttagAAAACTTTTCCATTTTCGACACTAGGACAGCTGTTCTCAGCCTGTGGCTTGTGACCTCTTTGGgagagtcacatatcagatatcctgaatatctaaattgtgatttaaatttaaattataatttagtaTAGTAGCAAAGTCACAGTTATGAAGAACAAAATAACGtaatggttgggggtcaccacagcatggggAACTGTACTAAGGGGTTgaagcgttaggaaggttgagaagcgctGCTCTAGAATATGAGAGAGGATGCTCTTAGTGTGATCTGTAGTTTGCAGTCCCGACTGTAAGTGAAGTTGtgcatttttctatatatttaaggctttcttttgtgtttctgtgtcgtcctcccccccccacacacacatacctccagAACTACTAATATCATTTGCCTGATTTGGATTCTTATTATTTGGgggtttgtatttatttttgagtctcaaatttttttctaaagccaaggatgaccttgaacccctaaacctccagcctccacttcccaagtgttaggattaaaggcttgcagtACCATGCTTGTGCGACTCcgtctcctcttcttcctcttcctcttcttcctcctcttctttttgttttttgttttgttttttgtttgttttgttttgtttttttgagataggtctctcTACATGCATGGCTCTTGATAGCCTggagctggcctccaactcagaaatctgcctgcctctgcctcccaagtactaggattaaaggtgtatgtcacaaCACCTAGTgaccttttctttcttgattGGCCCTTATAGTTGCTCTGATCTCAAAGATTTCACTCCTGGAGCATGGCTAAGGAAGGGGCTTTGAGTACAGAAGTCCTAAGAAGGGACCTCAAAAACTACAATCAAACATAAACCTTAAGGATCTTGGTGGCCACTTTCTAGTAATGCAGGCTTGAGTCTAAGACTGTTACCTTCCACAGTACCGTCTTTTCCAGAGCAGGGAGCAGAAGTTAGAGGGCAACCTGCCGAAGGAGATGCCCAAGGACACATGGCTGAGGCCAGGCAACTGAGACCCTGTGGCTGTCCTcaactttatttcttctcctctgtctctgtctttgtcagctcGGGGCTGAACCTAGGACTTTGTGCATGAAACACAGTCCTCAGCAGTCCATCCCCTGACTCAGTTCAGTCCAAAGATGACCTCTAGGGGAACAAATCAGAACCCTATGTGGACCACACTGGCAGGAAGGCTGAgctttctccatccctctctccagcTAAGGAGTAGAGGGACAGCCTACTCAATCTGGAGCTTTCTGCTCTTCTCTTTTAGGAGCCTCCTGAGAGGAGTGAGTGGGAGGCATCCTGGGGTCCCCTTGAGGAGGCAGTGggttggaggaggggagggactgTCACCCTCAAAGTCTGGCAGCCCAGAAGAGAGCTTACAGCATGGAacctatcctctctccctctcctgaggATCTCCATTCCTCTTATGGGGTGAGAGGGGAGTTGCAGAAATGTGCAGGCCCCTGCCCTCCCCACATCCCCACGCCGAGGTAATGGGTGTCCCACTGAACATAGTGTTCTCTGGTCTAGGAGGAAGCAGGTTTGTGATTTTCTACATTCTTAGATCTCTGTATCCTGCCTCTGCACCAAAAATGAAAACTTCAGCACAAAGATGCCACATCATCTCCCCAGGGATACCCACTGCAGCATCTCCCGAGCCTTTGTGTTAGAGGTGCTCTTCCAACTCCACACTCCACAGCTGCCACCCAAGTCTGCCCCTTCTACCTCCCCTGAAACTCTTACCTCGACCGTGCAAGCTGGGGCTAGAGACGTGTTTCTGCCTCCGTCTGGTCTTCTGTGTGGACTGGAGGTGCAACCCAGGGCCTCTGGCATGCCAGGCCATACTTTGCGACTGCAGTgcacccctttcctccccttctagTCTCATCTTTGGGTCTCATGAGTGGAGCCCTTGTTTTCCTTTGCCTTCCAAGGTCCCTGTCCCAAAGCTTCGGGGACCTCCTTTCTGCACGCTGCCTTCCTGAACAGACTTTCGCAATTACATCTGTTGGCAGACTAACTAGCTAATTAATCTCTTAGGGAACCTTCTCGTTAACACATTTAGCCTTTCCACGAGCCTATTCATCTTGAGCTGCAGCTCCACAAGCCCCACCATGAAAAGTTCTCtcagacaaaaatattttaaaatactcaaataGTCAAGCCAGGCGTGATGATGCATGCTTTTGATCCTagcatttgaaaggcagaggcaggaggatcaagagtactatgtctctccctctccccacccgcTTAACATCTAGTTTCAATCTTTTTCATGCTTGCATTCAGACAGCAACCTGAGGGCTGTGTCAGGGGTAGATAGGACTTAGCTTGTTTGGGCTTGCGGGGACTGAGGCTTCAGCACCATGGAGAGAGCTTATCGGCGCAATTGCTGCTATTAGAAAGCTAAAGACTCACTAACAAGGAACAAAGGGGGTAGTGCGTAACATGAAAATAACTGGGATCTGACCCTCTTGGGTGCTCACTGCAGTTGAGGAACCGGAAATAGGACAGTTGTAACCAGAGTACAATCCATGGCCTCAGACACAGGAGATGGTGGTTATAGTCCTCTGCTTGCAGGAAAAGTGGTAAATCGGAGCTTCGGCTAAGCCTTGGAACATATTATTGTAGATACAACCATTAGGTCAGGGCTGTGCTGTTAGGGGAATTTATAAATGCACTTTGAACAaatgactggatggatggatcagACAGATCCAACCCACAAATCCTCACAAAATAGTGTGGCGGGCCAGGAAGTCAACTAGCTTGTGGCTTGCTCTATCTATCTGACAGGGGAGGGGGAGTTCCAGCTCTGAGGTCCTAGGGCCTGATCCTCTGGGGTTGGGGGTACAGGATAGATAGGACCGGTTTGGTGTAGGTTTGACAGGGTGCCTGGAGGCTGGGAGGCCTCATGGCTGCTCTGACTGTGGTACTTGCCGGGGGTGTTGCAGGAGTGGGCAGATGCCTGCTGCAGGGGACTCCGAAGCGTCCACGCCTACATCCTGGTCTATGACATCTGCTGCTTTGACAGCTTTGAGTACGTCAAGACTATCCGTCAGCAGATCCTGGAGACGAGGTGAGGAGTTCTGACAATCTATTGCTACCTCAGTGGATGCCCTGATGCTAGCCTGTCTCCAAAAGAGGGGTACATGGATGGGGTTGCTGGAGGAGGGGTCACAAGTGAAATGTATTGAGTTTTCTGGTTCCCACGagtccccaccccctttttttcttctctctctctctctctctctctctctctctctctctctcgacagggtttcactatgttgcTAGGCCGGTTTTGAACTCAAAATACCCCTACCTcaggcctcccaaatgctgtaaTTACAGGTGTGGGTCACATACCCCACTTCTATTGACTCCTTTAGGATCCCGACTTATGACGTTGGCTATACTAATAGTGAAGAGCAGGGGCTGGGAGTGTATGGTCGCGGATCAGTTTTGACAGTTAAGCCTCagttttcttgtctgtaaaataGGCAGAACAATAGTGTCGACCTTTTTGGATATGTTCTTTAAAGATGTAACCTTCCTCAAGTGGTTGGGGCTGCACCTGGAACAGAGCCCACGCTAGCGCGGAGCCCAGTGGTTGCGAGACTGGCAGCGCCCCCAAATTTCTGCCTCAACCCGCAGGGTGATCGGCACCTCGGAGACGCCCATCATCATCGTGGGCAACAAGCGCGACCTGCAACGCGGACGCGTGATTCCACGCTGGAACGTGTCGCACTTGGTGCGCAAGACCTGGAAGTGCGGCTACGTGGAGTGCTCGGCCAAGTACAACTGGCACATCCTGCTGCTCTTCAGCGAGCTGCTCAAGAGTGTGGGCTGCGCCCGCTGCAAACACGTGCACGCTGCCCTGCGCTTCCAGGGAGCGCTGCGCCGCAACCGCTGCGCCATC
Above is a genomic segment from Mus caroli chromosome 11, CAROLI_EIJ_v1.1, whole genome shotgun sequence containing:
- the Rasl10b gene encoding ras-like protein family member 10B, with translation MVSTYRVAVLGARGVGKSAIVRQFLYNEFSEVCVPTTTRRLYLPAVVMNGHVHDLQILDFPPINAFPVNTLQEWADACCRGLRSVHAYILVYDICCFDSFEYVKTIRQQILETRVIGTSETPIIIVGNKRDLQRGRVIPRWNVSHLVRKTWKCGYVECSAKYNWHILLLFSELLKSVGCARCKHVHAALRFQGALRRNRCAIM